Proteins from a genomic interval of Granulicella sp. L56:
- a CDS encoding DUF2393 family protein has product MSDLNQTENTPPNAGRSAGEPAIFGTKPPASGGIPMAAWVIAALVVALVVVGMIMASHGKGKATPTNSVQPLAAYAGNLPLSQLAMSQSSSIAGGKSTFVDGHIKNTGSATVTGITVQVLFGNAEGSSPTIDTLPLTLIRTRQPYIDTQSVGSSPLKQGDEHDFRLIFESIPQNWNMEMPEVRVVGVETK; this is encoded by the coding sequence ATGAGCGATCTTAATCAAACGGAAAATACACCGCCAAATGCGGGGCGCAGCGCGGGTGAACCGGCGATCTTTGGAACCAAACCTCCCGCGAGCGGCGGGATACCGATGGCTGCATGGGTGATCGCGGCGCTGGTGGTGGCGCTGGTGGTGGTTGGAATGATCATGGCCAGCCATGGCAAGGGCAAGGCAACTCCAACCAATAGCGTTCAGCCACTGGCAGCCTATGCCGGAAATCTTCCTCTCTCGCAGCTTGCCATGAGCCAATCGTCGAGCATTGCGGGGGGGAAATCCACCTTTGTGGATGGACATATCAAAAATACCGGCAGTGCGACGGTGACGGGGATTACTGTCCAGGTGTTGTTCGGCAACGCGGAGGGTTCGTCGCCGACGATTGATACCCTGCCGCTCACGTTGATCCGTACGAGACAGCCATATATCGATACGCAGTCGGTGGGTTCCTCACCGCTGAAACAGGGTGACGAGCACGACTTCCGGCTGATCTTCGAATCCATCCCGCAGAACTGGAATATGGAGATGCCCGAGGTGCGCGTGGTTGGGGTAGAGACAAAATAA
- a CDS encoding OmpA family protein codes for MMMKSGSTFGLSVLILGGAMGVAALAQSNTPTIQTSTDNTAASATTANANMNPSDSSSYATGKPLQMQSKEGFWGHVNPLARKKWVKRQLDPIKDRDNELDQLQAKNANDIHDVDGRAQAGIHRAMDAANTADEHAHAAATTANSAQTLAGTASTRTDALNTTVGNLDQYSEVTSASIPFAHGRTALGPKGKADLDDLATKLAGQKGYIVEVQGYSRGGVQSSQAMADSVVRYLVEEHQVPIYRIYRTGLGRNTAKTSDDGAIVNGVKVALMHNSLASMNSNSASNVAPSSPAASATSGVSAPSEQ; via the coding sequence ATGATGATGAAATCTGGCAGTACTTTTGGCCTCTCAGTTCTCATCTTAGGTGGCGCGATGGGCGTGGCTGCACTCGCGCAGTCGAATACGCCAACCATTCAGACCTCCACGGACAATACGGCGGCTAGCGCAACCACAGCTAACGCGAATATGAACCCGTCGGACAGCAGCAGCTATGCCACAGGCAAGCCGCTGCAGATGCAGTCCAAGGAAGGCTTCTGGGGTCATGTGAATCCTCTTGCCCGGAAAAAGTGGGTAAAGAGGCAGCTGGATCCGATCAAAGACCGCGATAACGAGTTGGATCAGCTTCAGGCTAAGAATGCCAATGACATCCACGACGTAGATGGTCGTGCACAGGCTGGTATTCACCGCGCTATGGATGCGGCCAATACAGCCGATGAGCATGCGCATGCTGCAGCCACCACGGCAAACTCCGCTCAGACTCTTGCAGGCACGGCGAGCACACGCACCGATGCTTTGAACACCACTGTCGGCAATCTTGATCAATATTCCGAGGTGACTTCGGCGTCAATTCCTTTCGCCCATGGCCGTACAGCACTGGGACCGAAGGGCAAGGCCGACCTGGATGATCTGGCTACGAAGTTGGCCGGTCAGAAGGGCTACATCGTTGAAGTTCAGGGCTATAGCCGTGGCGGAGTGCAGTCTTCGCAGGCGATGGCAGACTCGGTTGTCCGTTATCTCGTTGAAGAGCATCAGGTTCCGATCTATCGCATCTATCGCACCGGTTTGGGCAGAAACACTGCCAAGACATCGGATGATGGAGCAATCGTGAACGGAGTGAAGGTCGCGCTGATGCATAACAGCCTGGCCTCGATGAACTCCAACTCAGCAAGCAACGTTGCGCCAAGCTCCCCCGCCGCCTCGGCGACGTCGGGTGTGAGTGCACCGTCGGAGCAGTAG
- a CDS encoding phosphoadenylyl-sulfate reductase: protein MSVLEAGIDYEALTAEELVAQILRDSAGKNVCLTSSFQTEDMVVLHLLRKHLRDVPVIFLETGYHFKELIAYRDRMVAEWGLNLINAMPVTTLEEHEAKYGLLHIVQPTQCCQIRKVEPLMRSLEPFDWWFTGLRREQSPTRAGLKKVEDHKLPTGRHLKKVSVLADWVWDDVTRYAEEHGIPELELYARGYTSIGCEPCTAIPEAGADARSGRWGGKKLECGIHTFSEKS, encoded by the coding sequence ATGAGCGTGCTTGAAGCTGGTATTGATTACGAGGCATTGACGGCTGAAGAGCTAGTGGCGCAGATCCTGCGCGATTCGGCTGGAAAGAATGTCTGCCTCACCAGCAGCTTTCAGACCGAGGACATGGTCGTCCTGCATCTGCTTCGGAAGCACCTGCGCGACGTTCCGGTCATCTTTCTGGAGACGGGCTATCACTTCAAGGAGCTGATCGCCTACCGTGACCGGATGGTCGCGGAGTGGGGATTGAACCTTATCAACGCAATGCCTGTGACCACGCTTGAAGAGCACGAGGCAAAGTATGGGCTATTGCATATTGTTCAACCGACCCAGTGCTGCCAGATTCGTAAGGTCGAGCCGCTGATGCGGTCGCTGGAGCCGTTTGACTGGTGGTTTACCGGGCTACGGCGCGAGCAATCTCCGACCCGGGCCGGTCTGAAGAAGGTCGAAGACCACAAACTGCCGACCGGCCGGCACCTGAAGAAGGTGAGCGTTCTCGCTGACTGGGTCTGGGATGACGTCACCCGGTATGCCGAAGAGCATGGCATTCCCGAGTTGGAACTCTACGCGCGCGGTTACACCAGCATTGGCTGCGAACCCTGCACGGCGATTCCCGAGGCAGGCGCAGACGCGCGCAGCGGCCGTTGGGGCGGCAAGAAGCTGGAATGCGGCATCCATACTTTTTCTGAAAAGAGCTGA
- the cysN gene encoding sulfate adenylyltransferase subunit CysN codes for MGTHTLIPESPVKFEEFLDAHLEQEMLRFTTAGSVDDGKSTLIGRLLHDTKSVYEDQLAAVAKSRVNRASGGHVDFSLLTDGLKAEREQGITIDVAYRYFSTSKRKFIIADTPGHEQYTRNMATGASTADVAIVLIDAKAYLKQGSLLPQSRRHTYIASLLGIPHVVAAVNKMDLVGYSEETFTAIRNEFQELARRLGLKNVEAIPVSALEGDNVVTSSAATPWYSGPTLLEYLETVPLGVGEVNGPVRFPVQLVLRPDANFRGFAGQVARGTLRAGERVIALPSRRETTVKRIVTYDGDLAAAAYPQSVTVELEDEIDLSRGEMLVSASEAEDALPQVSRHFRAMVVWMHEDPLVVGRTYVAKHTTRTVRATVRAIRHRIDVGTLEEVNASQLDMNEIAEVEFETSLPLFFDSYAENRGTGALILIDGVTNATVGAGMIVAAMETSADAATRTVLVWVPEQKPLAARVVEALQLRGERAVLVDDVLIPDAALAGAVRALQLAGVIAVTARSLDVDALARIEGFAEDGVLLGEGRDADEILRLAGVSE; via the coding sequence ATGGGAACGCATACCTTGATACCTGAGTCGCCGGTAAAGTTTGAAGAGTTCCTCGACGCCCATCTTGAGCAGGAGATGCTGCGCTTTACCACCGCCGGCAGTGTGGACGATGGCAAGAGCACGCTGATCGGGCGGCTGCTGCACGACACCAAAAGCGTCTATGAAGACCAGCTTGCTGCCGTGGCGAAGAGCCGTGTCAATCGTGCTTCGGGCGGACATGTAGATTTTTCGTTGTTGACCGACGGCCTCAAAGCCGAGCGTGAGCAGGGCATCACCATCGACGTGGCCTATCGGTATTTTTCGACATCGAAGCGCAAGTTCATCATCGCGGACACGCCGGGTCATGAGCAGTACACGCGCAACATGGCGACCGGTGCCTCGACGGCGGATGTCGCCATCGTCCTGATCGACGCCAAGGCTTACCTGAAGCAGGGAAGCCTACTTCCGCAGTCGCGCCGTCACACCTACATCGCCTCGCTGCTGGGGATTCCGCATGTGGTCGCTGCGGTTAACAAGATGGACCTTGTCGGCTACTCTGAAGAGACCTTTACGGCAATTCGCAACGAGTTTCAGGAGCTGGCACGGCGACTTGGACTCAAAAACGTCGAGGCAATCCCGGTAAGCGCGCTCGAGGGTGACAACGTCGTCACTTCCAGCGCGGCGACGCCCTGGTACTCCGGTCCAACGCTGCTCGAATATCTGGAGACGGTGCCTCTGGGCGTTGGCGAGGTCAATGGACCGGTGCGGTTCCCAGTGCAGCTTGTCTTGCGGCCTGATGCCAACTTTCGCGGCTTTGCCGGACAGGTCGCGCGAGGAACGCTGCGGGCTGGCGAGCGAGTGATTGCGCTGCCTTCGCGGCGCGAGACAACGGTCAAGCGCATTGTGACCTACGATGGCGATCTCGCTGCCGCGGCCTATCCGCAGAGCGTGACCGTGGAGCTTGAAGATGAGATCGACCTAAGCCGTGGAGAAATGCTGGTTTCGGCGTCGGAAGCCGAGGACGCTCTGCCGCAGGTCAGCAGGCACTTCCGCGCCATGGTGGTGTGGATGCACGAGGACCCCCTGGTCGTCGGACGCACCTATGTTGCCAAGCACACCACGCGCACAGTACGGGCTACAGTACGCGCCATCCGGCATCGAATCGATGTCGGCACGCTGGAGGAGGTCAATGCCAGCCAGCTCGATATGAATGAGATCGCCGAGGTTGAGTTCGAGACCAGCCTGCCGCTCTTCTTTGACTCGTATGCCGAAAACCGGGGAACCGGTGCGTTGATCCTGATCGATGGTGTGACGAACGCCACGGTTGGCGCGGGAATGATCGTTGCGGCGATGGAGACTTCGGCTGATGCTGCGACACGCACCGTGCTGGTATGGGTTCCGGAGCAGAAGCCGCTGGCCGCTCGCGTCGTCGAGGCCCTGCAGCTTCGCGGCGAGCGTGCAGTGCTGGTCGATGACGTGCTGATCCCGGACGCCGCTCTGGCCGGTGCCGTGCGAGCGTTGCAACTGGCTGGCGTCATTGCGGTCACGGCGCGTTCGTTGGATGTCGATGCGCTGGCCCGTATCGAGGGCTTCGCCGAGGACGGGGTTTTGCTAGGCGAAGGCCGCGATGCGGACGAGATTCTGCGGTTGGCAGGAGTGAGCGAATGA
- the cysD gene encoding sulfate adenylyltransferase subunit CysD: protein MIVTDIETVHQPAQLNHLQALEAESIAIMREAVAEFARPVMLYSIGKDSSVMLRLAQKAFYPGKIPFPLLHVDTSYKFPEMIAFRDEYTKEIGADLIVHRNEEAIAAGANPYTLGTQACCGFLKTRSLLDALEEGGFDAAFGGARRDEEKSRAKERVYSFRDTAGQWDPKNQRPELWSLYNSRLRKNESIRVFPLSNWTELDIWLYLYAEKIPIVPLYFAKERQLIKRGGALTLYREGMKLLPGEKVETIKVRMRSLGCAPCTGAMPSDADTLPKIIEELMTFRRSERENRAIDHDEEGSMETKKREGYF from the coding sequence ATGATTGTTACAGATATAGAAACGGTACACCAGCCGGCCCAGTTGAACCATCTGCAGGCGCTTGAGGCGGAGAGCATTGCGATTATGCGAGAGGCGGTGGCGGAGTTTGCCCGTCCGGTCATGCTCTATTCCATTGGCAAGGACTCGTCAGTGATGCTGCGGCTGGCGCAGAAGGCCTTCTATCCCGGCAAAATTCCGTTTCCTCTGCTGCATGTCGACACCAGCTATAAGTTTCCCGAGATGATCGCGTTTCGCGACGAGTACACCAAGGAGATCGGCGCTGACCTGATCGTGCATCGCAACGAGGAGGCGATTGCTGCAGGCGCCAATCCCTATACGCTCGGAACGCAGGCGTGCTGCGGATTTCTGAAGACGAGGAGCCTGCTCGATGCCCTCGAAGAGGGCGGCTTCGATGCCGCGTTTGGCGGCGCGCGCCGCGATGAAGAGAAGAGCCGTGCCAAGGAGCGCGTCTACAGCTTTCGCGATACGGCTGGGCAGTGGGATCCGAAGAACCAGCGGCCGGAGCTGTGGAGTCTCTATAACTCGCGCCTCCGCAAGAACGAGAGCATCCGCGTATTTCCTCTGTCGAACTGGACGGAGCTGGACATCTGGCTCTACCTCTATGCCGAAAAGATTCCCATTGTGCCGCTCTACTTTGCCAAGGAGCGACAGTTGATCAAGCGGGGCGGGGCGTTGACGCTGTACCGCGAAGGCATGAAGCTGTTGCCGGGCGAGAAGGTCGAGACGATCAAGGTGCGGATGCGCAGCCTGGGTTGCGCTCCATGCACTGGCGCCATGCCCAGCGACGCCGATACGCTGCCGAAGATTATCGAAGAGTTGATGACGTTCCGACGGAGCGAACGGGAGAACCGGGCGATTGACCATGATGAAGAAGGCTCGATGGAAACAAAGAAACGTGAGGGCTACTTCTAA